A stretch of Neisseria subflava DNA encodes these proteins:
- a CDS encoding response regulator, protein MNNHLPKIKTIRVMLQEMGEQQQAVFRMAFKMHNTTNYVIVSSDSDEKPDLILVDTDTPVGVEAWKESKKTYPEVPVAMFSSELPTVTTPYLAKPVKFDTLFPVLRSLAQGGNVFEPSEQQAAEENKRQSNSDGTRKATIRRFNPNKGLLGALKFASQGHQDIAVLHEGKPILIVFPSIQRVLLTVSANELEKLCKNDNLAVVCKAVPDNPQWKEKAKVTIMSCLWQMAIWTASGRLIYPMTPQTVFTLKRWPNLTRLAHVPESMRLSAFLTKTSVNLNILYKVMPLEMPDILNYLSATYMTGFLATDTEFATDANNTPSLNEQIDVNSKDVPETAMSKEAQKIAGPSKEQPRGLLQRLMRKLLGKS, encoded by the coding sequence ATGAATAATCATTTACCAAAAATTAAAACCATACGGGTTATGCTACAGGAGATGGGTGAGCAACAGCAGGCGGTATTCCGTATGGCATTTAAAATGCACAATACGACGAATTACGTCATCGTTTCCTCTGATTCTGATGAAAAACCGGACTTGATATTGGTTGATACCGATACTCCGGTAGGTGTAGAGGCTTGGAAAGAGTCGAAGAAAACTTATCCGGAAGTACCTGTGGCTATGTTTTCTTCCGAGTTGCCGACAGTAACAACTCCTTATTTGGCTAAGCCGGTCAAATTCGATACCTTGTTTCCTGTTTTGCGCAGCCTGGCTCAAGGCGGCAATGTTTTTGAGCCGTCTGAACAACAAGCGGCTGAAGAGAATAAAAGACAATCAAATTCCGATGGCACAAGAAAAGCAACTATTCGCCGATTTAATCCAAATAAAGGCTTGTTGGGTGCGCTGAAATTTGCCAGTCAAGGACACCAAGATATTGCTGTCTTGCATGAAGGTAAGCCGATATTAATCGTGTTTCCTAGCATCCAGCGAGTACTGTTGACAGTCAGTGCCAACGAGTTAGAGAAATTGTGTAAGAACGATAACTTGGCTGTCGTGTGTAAGGCTGTTCCTGATAATCCTCAATGGAAAGAAAAAGCCAAAGTCACCATTATGTCATGCTTGTGGCAAATGGCTATTTGGACTGCATCAGGCCGTCTGATTTATCCGATGACACCGCAAACTGTCTTTACACTCAAGCGTTGGCCAAACTTAACCCGTTTGGCACATGTTCCGGAATCTATGCGTTTGTCGGCATTTCTGACGAAAACATCTGTTAATCTGAACATCCTCTATAAAGTCATGCCTTTAGAAATGCCTGATATTTTGAACTATTTATCGGCAACATATATGACAGGCTTTTTGGCGACAGATACAGAGTTTGCAACTGATGCGAACAATACGCCTTCGTTGAACGAACAGATTGATGTGAATAGCAAAGACGTACCTGAAACAGCAATGAGCAAAGAGGCTCAAAAAATTGCCGGTCCGTCGAAAGAACAACCTCGCGGCCTGTTGCAACGCCTGATGCGTAAGTTGCTGGGTAAATCGTAA
- a CDS encoding 23S rRNA methyltransferase, protein MQFAAQDREVFLNYQFLTIFLLVLFLLVLVFVRHKQSNNSDKQSAHASKSGRTSAAHTASSEDGNDWIEKVNQTVSNADNQDWEWGGSGSNDATASVSAQEVDPLTEYQVYKQFGYESKAAESLAGYLNTLEDGAPEKLVHELIGLNLRVGNIDMLADTLERHSASLSEDSVAEYLKAGLALDSTNLRLRVFAEHHLGWNMQEVDRQIGEQSGLEVASDEHIAFENDSVERIVVPGMGKRAPIVLGKKDFGEISPEEMGAVIGFAKPERSAKILKDKISYETALHQYNKAIQTSAKPAGLIIDALRLDYQNEEVGQFAKHLWKLYHSLGQYGRQVKERMLGWGYSLGYHEIFDDLEKGPSEQQIKEIGLKRGYIQPSSLQMKAKYRELVQKDSSVISASSSPADEALKEVESLLAYGQLDLAIGTLEQAVLQYPQESQLYIILFDLYERVEDWGRLEQFLRLLRERVVSLPEEVVLAMSRLLQRMNQYSKK, encoded by the coding sequence ATGCAGTTTGCAGCACAAGACCGGGAGGTGTTCTTGAACTATCAATTTTTAACTATTTTTTTGCTGGTGCTTTTTTTGCTGGTGTTGGTTTTTGTTCGTCATAAACAAAGTAACAATTCAGACAAACAAAGCGCGCATGCATCAAAAAGCGGCCGTACATCTGCTGCTCATACAGCCTCCTCTGAGGATGGAAACGACTGGATTGAGAAAGTCAACCAGACAGTTTCCAATGCGGATAATCAAGACTGGGAATGGGGTGGAAGCGGCTCAAACGATGCAACAGCTTCTGTTTCCGCACAAGAAGTCGATCCGTTGACCGAATATCAGGTTTATAAACAGTTCGGCTATGAGAGCAAAGCAGCGGAGTCTTTGGCCGGTTATCTCAATACTTTGGAAGACGGTGCGCCGGAAAAACTGGTTCATGAATTAATCGGTTTGAATCTGCGAGTCGGTAATATCGACATGCTGGCGGATACGCTTGAGCGTCATAGTGCTTCCCTTTCTGAAGACAGCGTAGCCGAATACCTGAAAGCCGGTCTGGCTTTGGATTCTACTAACCTGCGCCTGCGTGTTTTTGCCGAGCATCATCTCGGTTGGAATATGCAGGAAGTAGATCGTCAAATTGGCGAACAAAGCGGTTTGGAAGTTGCTTCCGACGAGCATATTGCTTTTGAAAACGATTCGGTTGAACGCATTGTCGTTCCAGGTATGGGCAAACGTGCGCCTATCGTATTAGGTAAGAAAGATTTTGGCGAAATCAGCCCTGAAGAGATGGGGGCAGTTATTGGTTTTGCCAAACCGGAGCGTAGTGCAAAAATCCTGAAAGACAAGATCAGCTACGAGACTGCTTTGCATCAATACAATAAAGCAATCCAAACTTCTGCGAAGCCTGCTGGTCTCATTATCGATGCCTTGCGTCTGGATTATCAGAATGAAGAAGTAGGGCAGTTTGCCAAGCATCTGTGGAAGCTTTACCACTCTTTGGGTCAATATGGCCGTCAAGTAAAAGAACGTATGCTTGGTTGGGGTTATAGCCTTGGTTATCACGAAATTTTTGATGACTTGGAAAAAGGGCCGTCTGAACAGCAAATTAAAGAAATTGGCTTGAAACGTGGTTATATTCAGCCAAGTTCTTTGCAGATGAAAGCCAAATATCGTGAGTTGGTTCAAAAAGACTCTTCAGTTATCAGCGCCAGCTCTTCACCAGCTGATGAAGCTCTGAAAGAAGTGGAATCTTTGTTGGCCTACGGTCAGTTGGATTTGGCCATTGGTACTTTGGAACAGGCTGTTTTGCAGTATCCTCAAGAATCGCAGTTGTACATTATCTTGTTTGATTTGTACGAACGCGTTGAAGATTGGGGACGTTTGGAACAATTTCTGCGCTTGTTGCGTGAACGTGTTGTCAGCCTGCCTGAAGAGGTTGTCTTGGCAATGAGCCGTCTCTTGCAACGAATGAACCAATATTCAAAAAAATAA
- a CDS encoding GTP-binding protein — translation MKENKIIFTGPVGVGKTTAISALSDEPPVQTDASASDMTLVRKGYTTVAMDYGVIHLDEETKVHLYGTPGQERFNFMWEILSQGSMGLVLLLDNTRSNPLKDLQFFLDAFRELLKKAPLVVGVTKMDIRSLPSVDVYQKYLAQNNFNVPVFEIDARREDDVKQLVTAMLFSIDPGLEV, via the coding sequence ATGAAAGAAAATAAAATTATCTTTACCGGTCCTGTTGGCGTAGGTAAAACCACTGCAATTTCAGCTTTATCTGATGAACCACCGGTTCAAACCGATGCATCCGCATCCGATATGACACTTGTCCGCAAGGGGTACACAACTGTGGCAATGGACTACGGTGTCATTCATTTGGATGAAGAAACCAAGGTTCACCTGTATGGTACGCCTGGTCAGGAGCGTTTTAATTTCATGTGGGAAATTCTGAGCCAAGGCAGTATGGGCTTGGTGCTTCTTTTGGATAATACAAGAAGCAATCCATTGAAAGACTTGCAATTCTTCTTGGATGCATTCCGGGAGTTGCTGAAAAAAGCACCTCTGGTTGTAGGGGTAACGAAGATGGATATCCGATCCTTACCAAGCGTGGATGTTTATCAAAAATATTTAGCACAGAATAATTTTAATGTACCGGTTTTTGAGATTGATGCGCGTCGAGAAGACGATGTAAAACAATTGGTTACTGCCATGTTGTTCTCAATTGACCCCGGATTAGAGGTATAA
- the queC gene encoding 7-cyano-7-deazaguanine synthase QueC: MEKQQALVIFSGGQDSTTCLIQAIQTYGRENVQAITFQYGQRHAIELERARWIAQDLGVKQTVLDLSLMQQITHNALMDDTASIETASDGLPNTFVDGRNALFLLYAAIYAKGQGIRHIIVGVCETDFSGYPDCRDVFVKSMNVTLNLAMDYAFQIHTPLMYLTKAQTWALADEMGALDYIREHTHTCYNGIVGGCHECPSCILRERGLSEYLESKKAV, encoded by the coding sequence ATGGAAAAACAGCAGGCACTCGTTATTTTTTCGGGCGGGCAGGATTCAACAACCTGCCTGATTCAGGCAATTCAAACATATGGCCGTGAAAATGTGCAGGCCATCACTTTTCAATATGGGCAACGCCATGCCATCGAATTGGAGCGCGCGCGTTGGATTGCCCAAGATTTGGGCGTAAAGCAGACCGTACTCGATTTGAGCCTGATGCAACAGATTACGCATAATGCCTTGATGGATGATACGGCATCTATTGAAACAGCTTCAGACGGCCTGCCCAATACATTTGTAGATGGACGCAATGCTTTGTTTTTGCTTTACGCCGCTATTTACGCCAAAGGGCAGGGAATACGCCATATCATTGTCGGCGTATGCGAAACCGATTTTTCCGGTTATCCCGACTGCCGCGATGTGTTCGTCAAGTCGATGAATGTTACGCTGAATCTGGCCATGGATTACGCTTTTCAAATCCATACGCCCTTGATGTATTTAACCAAAGCGCAAACTTGGGCATTGGCGGATGAAATGGGTGCGTTGGATTACATTCGCGAGCACACACATACTTGTTATAACGGCATAGTCGGTGGTTGCCATGAATGCCCGAGCTGTATTTTGCGCGAGCGCGGTTTGTCAGAATATTTGGAAAGTAAAAAGGCCGTCTGA
- a CDS encoding L,D-transpeptidase, whose translation MKKILFGLTAALLTSASAANTLIPDVSPASSGQHVVINITQQRLFLYDNGKLSKIYPVAVGKAMTQTNLGEHKIGAKAYNPVWHIPKSIQKERNDGVKSVPAGPNNPLGPVFVRLGDPKLSLGIHGTNAPASVPGVRSHGCVRMKSPDALEFAKTIATGSPASVIYQMASLNEDANQNLWLAAYRDPYDKKNLDTAALKKSIAAWAKAHGKTIPAARVDAILKGRTGAANCLTCAKGVKLKSPLKSLAWTSGTDAYSKPKVMPKPAPAKDVVLPQGTEIEVDATDDTNKAASEPKQSVRPTPVKPAKPAAKPATTPADAPASAPKAASEPATAPASAPKAASEPATAPASSPVKDAPASSEPADLLF comes from the coding sequence ATGAAAAAAATACTGTTCGGCCTGACCGCCGCTCTTTTAACTTCAGCCTCTGCTGCAAACACACTTATTCCAGACGTCTCCCCCGCCTCTTCCGGACAACACGTCGTTATCAATATTACGCAACAACGTTTGTTCCTCTACGACAACGGTAAATTGAGCAAAATTTATCCCGTTGCCGTCGGCAAAGCCATGACCCAAACCAATCTGGGCGAACATAAAATCGGCGCAAAAGCCTACAATCCGGTTTGGCACATCCCTAAATCCATCCAAAAAGAACGCAATGACGGCGTAAAAAGCGTACCGGCCGGTCCAAATAACCCGCTGGGCCCCGTATTTGTCCGTCTTGGCGACCCGAAATTGAGCCTTGGCATTCACGGCACCAATGCCCCTGCCAGCGTACCCGGTGTCCGCAGCCATGGTTGCGTGCGCATGAAATCGCCTGATGCATTGGAATTCGCCAAAACCATCGCAACAGGTTCCCCTGCTTCCGTTATCTACCAAATGGCAAGCCTGAACGAAGATGCCAACCAAAACTTGTGGCTGGCTGCCTATCGTGACCCATACGACAAGAAAAACCTTGATACGGCTGCCCTGAAAAAAAGCATTGCCGCCTGGGCAAAAGCGCACGGTAAAACCATTCCTGCCGCTCGTGTGGATGCAATCCTGAAAGGACGCACCGGCGCAGCAAACTGTCTGACCTGTGCCAAAGGCGTGAAACTCAAATCGCCCTTGAAATCTTTGGCATGGACCAGCGGCACAGATGCTTACAGCAAACCTAAAGTTATGCCGAAACCGGCTCCTGCTAAAGATGTGGTATTGCCTCAAGGCACTGAAATCGAAGTCGATGCTACCGACGATACAAACAAGGCAGCATCCGAACCAAAACAAAGCGTTCGTCCGACTCCGGTGAAACCGGCAAAACCTGCTGCCAAACCGGCAACCACTCCGGCCGATGCTCCTGCCTCTGCACCTAAAGCCGCTTCCGAACCGGCTACTGCCCCTGCCTCTGCACCTAAAGCCGCTTCCGAACCGGCTACTGCCCCAGCCTCTTCTCCTGTGAAAGATGCTCCGGCAAGCAGTGAACCGGCAGATTTGCTGTTCTAA